In a genomic window of Streptomyces koelreuteriae:
- the mfd gene encoding transcription-repair coupling factor, whose product MSLHGLLDAVVRDPALAEAISAAADGNRMHVDLVGPPAARPFAVAALARDTGRPVLAVTATGREAEDLAAALRSLLPPEGVVEYPSWETLPHERLSPRSDTVGRRLAVLRRLAHPRPDDPETGPVSVVVAPVRSVLQPQVKGLGDLEPVSLRPGQSVDLEEIVDALGAAAYARVELVEKRGEFAVRGGILDVFPPTEEHPLRIEFWGDDVEEIRYFKVADQRSLEVAEHGLWAPPCRELLLTEDVRERARALAEQHPELGELLGKIAEGIAVEGMESLAPVLVDDMELLLDVLPKGAMAVVCDPERVRTRASDLVATSQEFLQASWAATAGGGEAPIDVGAASLWSIADVRERARELDMMWWSVSPFAADEELDADTLKLGMHAPETYRGDTAKALADTKGWLADGWRTVFVTEGHGPAARTVEVLGGEGIAARLDADLAEISPSLVHVACGSIEHGFVDTALGLAVLTETDLTGQRAAGREGARMPARRRKTIDPLTLEPGDYIVHEQHGVGRYIEMVQRTVQGATREYLVVEYAPAKRGQPGDRLYIPTDQLEQITKYVGGEAPTLHRLGGADWTKTKARAKKAVKEIAADLIKLYSARMAAPGHAFGADTPWQRELEDAFPYAETPDQLTTIAEVKDDMEKTVPMDRLICGDVGYGKTEIAVRAAFKAVQDGKQVAVLVPTTLLVQQHFGTFSERYAQFPVSVKALSRFQTDTEAKAVLEGLREGSVDIVIGTHRLFSSETKFKDLGLVIVDEEQRFGVEHKEQLKKLRANVDVLTMSATPIPRTLEMAVTGIREMSTITTPPEERHPVLTFVGPYEEKQIGAAIRRELLREGQVFYIHNRVESIDRAAARLREIVPEARIATAHGQMSEQSLEQVVVDFWEKKFDVLVSTTIVESGIDISNANTLIVERGDNFGLSQLHQLRGRVGRGRERGYAYFLYPPEKPLTETAHERLATIAQHTEMGAGMYVAMKDLEIRGAGNLLGGEQSGHIAGVGFDLYVRMVGEAVADYRRQLETGGIEEEPPLEVKIELPVDAHVPHDYAPGERLRLQAYRAIASANTEEDVKAVREELVDRYGKLPEPVENLLLVSGLRMLARACGVGEIVLQGTNIRFAPVELRESQELRLKRLYPGTVIKPAVHQVLVPRPKTAKVGGKPLVGRELLGWVGEFLTSVLGS is encoded by the coding sequence ATGAGCCTGCACGGTCTGCTCGACGCCGTAGTCAGAGACCCCGCCCTCGCGGAAGCGATCAGCGCGGCCGCAGACGGCAACCGCATGCACGTCGACCTGGTCGGCCCCCCGGCCGCCCGCCCCTTCGCGGTCGCCGCCCTGGCCCGGGACACGGGCCGCCCGGTGCTGGCCGTGACGGCGACGGGCCGCGAGGCCGAGGACCTGGCCGCGGCCCTGCGCTCCCTCCTCCCGCCGGAGGGAGTGGTGGAGTACCCCTCCTGGGAGACCCTCCCGCACGAGCGGCTCAGCCCCCGCAGCGACACCGTCGGCCGCCGTCTGGCCGTGCTGCGCCGCCTGGCCCACCCCCGCCCCGACGACCCCGAGACCGGCCCGGTCTCCGTCGTCGTCGCGCCCGTCAGGTCCGTGCTCCAGCCGCAGGTCAAGGGCCTCGGCGACCTGGAGCCGGTCTCCCTGAGACCGGGGCAGAGCGTCGACCTCGAGGAGATCGTCGACGCCCTCGGGGCCGCGGCGTACGCGCGCGTGGAGCTGGTGGAGAAGCGCGGCGAGTTCGCCGTGCGCGGCGGCATCCTCGACGTGTTCCCGCCCACCGAGGAACACCCCCTGCGCATCGAGTTCTGGGGCGACGACGTAGAGGAGATTCGCTACTTCAAGGTCGCCGACCAGCGCTCCCTCGAAGTCGCCGAGCACGGCCTGTGGGCGCCGCCGTGCCGTGAACTGCTGCTCACCGAGGACGTACGCGAGCGTGCGCGGGCCCTCGCCGAACAGCACCCCGAGCTGGGCGAGCTGCTCGGCAAGATCGCCGAGGGCATCGCGGTCGAGGGCATGGAGTCCCTCGCCCCGGTCCTGGTCGACGACATGGAGCTGCTGCTCGACGTACTGCCCAAGGGCGCCATGGCCGTCGTCTGCGACCCGGAGCGGGTCCGTACGCGCGCGTCGGACCTGGTGGCCACCTCGCAGGAGTTCCTCCAGGCCTCCTGGGCGGCCACCGCCGGCGGCGGCGAGGCGCCCATCGACGTCGGCGCGGCCTCCCTGTGGTCCATCGCGGACGTCCGGGAGCGGGCCCGCGAGCTGGACATGATGTGGTGGTCGGTGTCGCCGTTCGCCGCCGACGAGGAGCTGGACGCCGACACTCTCAAGCTCGGCATGCACGCCCCGGAGACCTACCGGGGCGACACCGCCAAGGCCCTCGCCGACACCAAGGGCTGGCTCGCCGACGGCTGGCGCACGGTGTTCGTGACCGAGGGGCACGGCCCGGCCGCCCGTACGGTCGAGGTGCTGGGCGGCGAGGGCATCGCGGCCCGTCTCGACGCCGACCTCGCCGAGATCTCCCCGTCCCTGGTGCATGTGGCGTGCGGCTCGATCGAGCACGGCTTCGTCGACACGGCCCTCGGCCTCGCGGTGCTCACCGAGACCGACCTGACCGGCCAGAGGGCCGCGGGCCGCGAGGGCGCCCGGATGCCGGCCCGCCGCCGCAAGACCATCGACCCGCTCACCCTGGAGCCGGGCGACTACATCGTCCACGAGCAGCACGGCGTGGGCCGCTACATCGAGATGGTGCAGCGCACCGTGCAGGGCGCGACCCGTGAGTACCTGGTCGTGGAGTACGCGCCCGCCAAGCGCGGCCAGCCCGGCGACCGTCTCTACATCCCCACCGACCAGCTGGAGCAGATCACCAAGTACGTCGGCGGCGAGGCCCCCACGCTGCACCGGCTGGGCGGCGCCGACTGGACGAAGACCAAGGCCCGCGCGAAGAAGGCCGTCAAGGAGATCGCGGCCGACCTGATCAAGCTGTACAGCGCGCGCATGGCGGCCCCCGGGCATGCCTTCGGGGCCGACACCCCCTGGCAGCGCGAGCTGGAGGACGCCTTCCCCTACGCGGAGACGCCCGACCAGCTCACCACCATCGCCGAGGTCAAGGACGACATGGAGAAGACGGTCCCGATGGACCGGCTGATCTGCGGCGACGTCGGCTACGGCAAGACCGAGATCGCGGTCCGGGCCGCCTTCAAGGCCGTCCAGGACGGCAAGCAGGTGGCCGTCCTGGTGCCCACGACCCTGCTGGTGCAGCAGCACTTCGGGACGTTCAGCGAGCGCTACGCGCAGTTCCCGGTCAGCGTGAAGGCGCTCTCCCGCTTCCAGACCGACACCGAGGCCAAGGCGGTCCTGGAGGGCCTGCGCGAGGGCTCGGTGGACATCGTCATCGGCACGCACCGGCTGTTCTCGTCGGAGACGAAGTTCAAGGACCTCGGCCTGGTCATCGTCGACGAGGAGCAGCGCTTCGGCGTCGAGCACAAGGAGCAGCTGAAGAAGCTCCGGGCGAACGTCGACGTCCTGACGATGTCCGCGACCCCCATCCCCAGGACCCTGGAGATGGCGGTCACCGGCATCCGGGAGATGTCGACGATCACCACCCCGCCCGAGGAGCGGCACCCGGTGCTGACCTTCGTGGGCCCCTACGAGGAGAAGCAGATCGGCGCCGCCATCCGCCGTGAACTGCTGCGCGAGGGCCAGGTCTTCTACATCCACAACCGGGTCGAGTCGATCGACCGGGCGGCGGCCCGGCTGCGCGAGATCGTCCCCGAGGCGCGCATCGCCACCGCCCACGGCCAGATGTCGGAGCAGTCGCTGGAGCAGGTCGTCGTCGACTTCTGGGAGAAGAAGTTCGACGTGCTCGTCTCCACGACGATCGTCGAGTCCGGCATCGACATCTCCAACGCCAACACGCTGATCGTGGAGCGCGGCGACAACTTCGGCCTGTCCCAACTGCACCAGCTGCGCGGCCGGGTGGGGCGTGGCCGCGAGCGCGGGTACGCCTACTTCCTCTACCCGCCGGAGAAGCCGCTGACCGAGACCGCGCACGAGCGGCTCGCGACCATCGCGCAGCACACCGAGATGGGCGCCGGTATGTACGTGGCGATGAAGGACCTGGAGATCCGCGGCGCGGGCAACCTCCTCGGCGGCGAGCAGTCCGGCCACATCGCGGGCGTCGGCTTCGACCTGTACGTGCGGATGGTGGGCGAGGCCGTCGCCGACTACCGGCGTCAGCTGGAGACCGGCGGGATCGAGGAGGAGCCGCCGCTCGAGGTCAAGATCGAGCTGCCCGTCGACGCGCACGTCCCGCACGACTACGCGCCGGGCGAGCGGCTCCGTCTCCAGGCGTACCGCGCCATCGCCTCCGCCAACACGGAGGAGGACGTCAAGGCCGTCCGCGAGGAACTCGTCGACCGCTACGGCAAGCTGCCCGAGCCGGTGGAGAACCTGCTGCTCGTCTCCGGTCTGCGGATGCTCGCGCGGGCCTGCGGGGTCGGCGAGATCGTGCTCCAGGGCACCAACATCCGCTTCGCCCCCGTGGAGTTGCGCGAGTCGCAGGAACTGCGGCTCAAGCGGCTCTATCCCGGGACGGTCATCAAGCCGGCGGTGCACCAGGTGCTGGTGCCGCGCCCGAAGACCGCGAAGGTCGGCGGAAAGCCGCTGGTCGGGCGGGAGTTGCTGGGCTGGGTCGGGGAGTTCCTGACGTCGGTGCTGGGGTCCTGA
- a CDS encoding GNAT family N-acetyltransferase, whose amino-acid sequence MQPKISTLADRPDMLERVVGMADSWPEFVIQDLVGAAHFPRIAAELPEYVLFAEDERGEVVANGYSVPFALGAEGRGELPARGWDTVLVWAFSDLRRGVRPDTVSAISISVAPHAQGRGLSAVMLSAMRDNARARGFREVVAPVRPSAKHLEPHTPIEEYAHRVRPDGLPEDPWLRVHARAGATIDSVAPASMTVSAALAHWRRWTGLPFDTEGDIEVPGALVPVRCEPARGYAVYVEPNVWMRHPL is encoded by the coding sequence ATGCAGCCGAAGATATCGACCCTCGCCGACCGCCCCGACATGCTGGAGCGGGTCGTCGGAATGGCGGACAGCTGGCCGGAGTTCGTGATCCAGGACCTCGTGGGCGCCGCGCACTTCCCGCGGATCGCCGCCGAACTCCCCGAGTACGTCCTGTTCGCCGAGGACGAGCGGGGCGAGGTCGTGGCGAACGGCTACAGCGTGCCCTTCGCCCTCGGCGCCGAGGGCCGCGGCGAACTGCCCGCCCGCGGCTGGGACACCGTCCTCGTCTGGGCCTTCTCCGACCTGCGCCGCGGTGTCCGCCCCGACACCGTCAGCGCGATCTCGATCTCCGTCGCCCCGCACGCCCAGGGCCGGGGCCTGTCCGCCGTGATGCTCTCGGCCATGCGCGACAACGCCCGGGCCCGCGGCTTCCGCGAGGTCGTCGCCCCGGTCCGCCCGAGCGCCAAGCACCTGGAACCGCACACCCCCATCGAGGAGTACGCCCACCGCGTCCGCCCCGACGGCCTGCCCGAGGACCCCTGGCTGCGCGTCCACGCCCGGGCCGGCGCCACCATCGACTCCGTGGCACCCGCGTCCATGACGGTGTCCGCCGCCCTGGCGCACTGGCGCCGCTGGACGGGACTGCCCTTCGACACCGAGGGCGACATCGAGGTGCCCGGCGCCCTGGTGCCGGTGCGCTGCGAGCCCGCGCGCGGGTACGCGGTGTACGTCGAGCCCAACGTGTGGATGCGGCACCCCCTGTGA
- a CDS encoding DNA alkylation repair protein, with amino-acid sequence MTADSLDAMRTELRGLAEPGIRVQQLRVLRPPEDDELLGVRVPALRRLARAHRDLALEDVEVLLRGRVHEERLAGLLVLAERMRRARGAERATLVDFYLAHTDSVDNWDLVDASAHTVLGPWLVDGPANAPEILDRLAASAWLWDRRIAVVATLALIREGRFEPTLHLVRALCRDPEPLIHKALGWMLREIGRRDAPLLVAFLERHQTELPRVTVRCATELLPADERARFVRTR; translated from the coding sequence ATGACGGCCGATTCGCTCGACGCCATGCGGACCGAACTCCGGGGCCTGGCGGAGCCGGGGATCAGAGTGCAGCAACTGCGGGTGCTCCGTCCCCCGGAGGACGACGAACTGCTCGGCGTGCGCGTCCCCGCGCTGCGCCGGCTGGCCCGGGCCCACCGGGACCTGGCCCTGGAGGACGTGGAGGTGCTGCTGCGCGGCCGCGTCCACGAGGAACGGCTCGCCGGGCTCCTCGTCCTGGCCGAGCGGATGCGCAGGGCGCGCGGGGCGGAGCGCGCGACGCTGGTCGACTTCTATCTGGCGCACACCGACTCCGTGGACAACTGGGACCTCGTGGACGCCTCCGCGCACACCGTGCTCGGGCCCTGGCTGGTGGACGGACCGGCGAACGCCCCGGAGATCCTGGACCGGCTGGCCGCCTCGGCATGGCTGTGGGACCGCAGGATCGCCGTGGTCGCCACGCTGGCGCTCATCCGCGAGGGCCGCTTCGAGCCGACGCTCCACCTGGTGCGCGCGCTGTGCCGGGATCCGGAACCGCTGATCCACAAGGCGCTCGGCTGGATGCTGCGCGAGATCGGCCGCCGCGACGCGCCCCTGCTGGTGGCATTCCTCGAACGCCACCAGACCGAACTGCCGCGCGTCACCGTGCGCTGTGCGACCGAGCTGCTCCCGGCGGACGAGCGGGCGCGGTTCGTCCGCACGCGATAG
- a CDS encoding HNH endonuclease family protein produces MTRLRGGAALAVAMVFAGSTLVGCEGLAPPADGGGPSGSGVPADGDGGGDGRAVNPLDNPDGTKPGLAAITSTEDRARARDVIEKVVTKGRGPRTGYERDEFGYAWKDSAPRDVPFSHNGCDSRNDLLKRDGQDLRFRSGSDCVVMALTLHDPYTGKVIEWTKSRAIAVQIDHVMPLSYDWQMGASRWTKDKRESIANDPLNLVPVDGPTNSSKGDSGPASWLPPNKKIRCSYSVRFAQVSLKYDLPVTAPDKEMMLRQCGG; encoded by the coding sequence GTGACGCGTCTGAGGGGCGGGGCGGCACTGGCTGTCGCGATGGTGTTCGCCGGTTCGACGCTGGTCGGCTGTGAGGGACTGGCCCCGCCCGCGGACGGCGGCGGACCCTCCGGTTCCGGTGTCCCGGCCGACGGCGACGGGGGAGGCGACGGCCGGGCGGTGAACCCGCTGGACAACCCGGACGGCACGAAGCCGGGGCTCGCGGCGATCACCTCCACCGAGGACCGGGCGAGGGCCCGCGACGTGATCGAGAAGGTGGTGACGAAGGGGCGCGGCCCCAGGACGGGATACGAACGGGACGAGTTCGGCTACGCCTGGAAGGACTCGGCGCCCCGCGACGTCCCCTTCTCGCACAACGGCTGCGACTCGCGGAACGACCTCTTGAAGCGCGACGGGCAGGACCTCCGTTTCCGCTCGGGCTCGGACTGCGTCGTCATGGCGCTGACGCTGCACGACCCGTACACCGGCAAGGTCATCGAGTGGACCAAGTCCCGTGCGATCGCGGTCCAGATCGACCACGTCATGCCGCTGTCGTACGACTGGCAGATGGGCGCTTCGCGCTGGACGAAGGACAAGCGGGAGTCCATCGCCAACGACCCGCTCAATCTCGTCCCGGTCGACGGCCCGACCAACAGCTCCAAGGGCGACTCGGGCCCGGCGTCCTGGCTGCCGCCGAACAAGAAGATCCGCTGCTCGTACTCGGTGCGCTTCGCCCAGGTGTCCCTCAAGTACGACCTGCCCGTGACGGCGCCCGACAAGGAGATGATGCTGCGGCAGTGCGGGGGCTGA
- a CDS encoding serine/threonine-protein kinase, translating into MSAAAGRVVAGRYELSTLLGQGGMGQVWTGYDQRLDRRVAVKLLHPDKVAGQDAEELRRRFVRECRVTAQVDHPGLVTVHDAGSEGEELFLVMQYIDGADLAGHLAEHDPYPWQWAVAVAAQLCAVLSAVHAVPIVHRDLKPRNVMVKQDGTVTVLDLGIASVMDTDTTRLTHTGTPIGSPAYMAPEQAMGGAVGPYTDLYALGVVLHELLSGDVPFSGSTALGVLHRHLYEPPQPVRRLRPEVPEALEALVLRLLAKDPQHRPASAQEVYEHLELLLPARGTPTGAPLDPTRPFLRPHAPWPDRARTPAPQPAPATPVTETPGKTDIARAVDEVKRLLGEGRITQAVDILGATLPAAAEQHGEHSPVVRTLRKQYAATLLDDGQYRRALPELRRLADERAAEAGQADPQSLRFRYEAAQCLEQLGEPAAALAEYRAVLPYYENQYVAAGGPELAHDVRRRIGHLLLALGDRGAAHDTLARLLHDVERTHGPGHPLGTEIRRTLQWLGQVRG; encoded by the coding sequence ATGAGCGCGGCGGCGGGACGTGTCGTCGCCGGCCGCTACGAGCTGTCCACGCTCCTCGGCCAGGGCGGCATGGGCCAGGTCTGGACGGGCTACGACCAGCGGCTCGACCGGCGCGTGGCGGTGAAGCTGCTGCACCCCGACAAGGTGGCCGGGCAGGACGCGGAGGAACTGCGCCGCCGCTTCGTGCGCGAGTGCCGGGTGACCGCGCAGGTCGACCACCCGGGCCTGGTCACGGTGCACGACGCGGGCAGCGAGGGCGAGGAGCTGTTCCTCGTCATGCAGTACATCGACGGCGCCGACCTCGCCGGCCATCTCGCCGAGCACGACCCGTACCCCTGGCAGTGGGCGGTCGCCGTCGCCGCGCAACTGTGCGCCGTGCTCAGCGCCGTGCACGCTGTGCCGATCGTCCACCGCGACCTCAAGCCGCGCAACGTGATGGTGAAGCAGGACGGCACGGTCACCGTCCTCGACCTCGGCATCGCCTCCGTCATGGACACCGACACCACCCGCCTCACCCACACCGGCACCCCCATAGGCTCGCCCGCCTACATGGCCCCCGAGCAGGCCATGGGCGGCGCGGTCGGCCCCTACACCGACCTCTACGCACTCGGCGTCGTCCTGCACGAACTGCTCAGCGGCGACGTCCCCTTCTCCGGCTCCACCGCCCTCGGCGTACTGCACCGGCACCTCTACGAGCCCCCGCAGCCCGTGCGCCGCCTCCGCCCCGAGGTCCCCGAGGCCCTGGAGGCCCTCGTCCTGCGCCTCCTCGCCAAGGACCCGCAGCACCGGCCCGCCTCCGCGCAGGAGGTCTACGAGCATCTGGAGCTGCTCCTGCCCGCGCGCGGGACGCCCACCGGAGCGCCCCTCGACCCCACCCGGCCTTTCCTGCGCCCGCACGCCCCCTGGCCCGACCGCGCGCGTACCCCCGCTCCCCAGCCCGCGCCCGCCACGCCCGTCACCGAGACGCCCGGGAAGACGGACATCGCCCGCGCCGTCGACGAGGTCAAACGGCTCCTCGGCGAGGGCCGCATCACCCAGGCCGTCGACATCCTCGGCGCGACCCTGCCCGCCGCCGCCGAACAGCACGGCGAGCACTCCCCGGTCGTGCGCACCCTGCGCAAGCAGTACGCGGCCACGCTCCTGGACGACGGGCAGTACCGGCGCGCCCTGCCCGAGCTGCGCCGCCTCGCCGACGAACGCGCCGCCGAGGCCGGCCAGGCCGACCCGCAGTCCCTGCGCTTCCGCTACGAGGCCGCCCAGTGCCTCGAACAGCTCGGCGAACCGGCCGCCGCGCTCGCCGAGTACCGGGCGGTGCTGCCCTACTACGAGAACCAGTACGTCGCCGCAGGCGGCCCCGAACTCGCGCACGACGTCCGCCGCCGCATCGGCCATCTCCTGCTCGCCCTCGGCGACCGCGGCGCCGCCCACGACACCCTCGCCCGGCTGCTGCACGACGTGGAGCGCACGCACGGCCCCGGCCACCCGCTGGGCACGGAGATCCGCCGGACGCTGCAGTGGCTGGGGCAGGTCCGCGGGTAG
- a CDS encoding ABC transporter permease codes for MTVMKTSMRNFLAHKGRMALSAIAVLLSVAFVCGTLVFTDTMSTTFDKLFAATSSDVTVSPKGASDSGETTSDNGKPPVMPASVLAEVRGADGVKSAEGAVFSTSVTVVDGDKDNLSPSSGAPTIVGGWNGNEARTMKVTSGAAPKSADQIMVDADTADKHGLKLGDPIGVISAMGTHTAKISGIADFTVTNPGAAIFYLDTKTAQQALVGESGVYTNVNVTAAAGVSDAQLKKNVTAALGGDLQVKTAKETADANQKDVAGFMNVMKYAMLGFAGIAFLVGIFLIINTFSMLVAQRTREIGLMRAIGSSRKQVNRSVLIEALLLGVVGSVLGVAAGVGLAIGLMKLMGQMGMELSTDDLTVAWTTPVAGLLLGVIVTVLAAYLPARRAGKISPMAALRDAGAPADAKAGWIRAAIGTVLTGVGALGLYLAATADQAKEGSLWLGLGVVLSLIGFVVIGPLLAGGVVRVLGAVLLRMFGPVGRMAERNALRNPRRTGATGAALMIGLALVACLSVVGSSMVASATDQLDKTVGTDFIIQSDRGQLLTPQAVQAAKSASDMERFTEYKWTEADFTTPDGKTLKDTAITAADPTYATDLRTETVAGKLPDAYKPDSMSVHEKFAEDHGISLGSKISVAFKDGRTADLTVRAITSSDAVIDAGAMYTSISTMAKYVPADKMPLDTLLFASAEEGQEEAAYKSLKSVMHDYPQYVVRDQTDYKEALKDQIGQLLKMIYGLLALAIIVAILGVVNTLALSVVERTREIGLMRAIGLSRRQLRRMIRMESVVIALFGALLGLGLGMGWGATAQQLLALEGLMVLEIPWPTIIGVFVSSAFVGLFAALIPAFRAGRMNVLNAIATE; via the coding sequence ATGACCGTCATGAAGACCTCGATGCGCAACTTCCTCGCGCACAAGGGCCGTATGGCGCTGTCGGCGATCGCCGTCCTGCTGTCGGTGGCCTTCGTCTGCGGGACGCTCGTCTTCACGGACACCATGTCGACCACGTTCGACAAGCTCTTCGCGGCCACCTCCTCCGATGTGACGGTGAGCCCCAAGGGCGCCTCCGACAGCGGGGAGACGACCTCCGACAACGGCAAGCCGCCGGTCATGCCGGCCTCCGTGCTCGCCGAGGTCCGGGGCGCCGACGGTGTGAAGTCCGCCGAGGGCGCGGTGTTCTCCACCTCGGTGACCGTCGTCGACGGCGACAAGGACAACCTGTCGCCCTCCAGCGGCGCCCCGACCATCGTCGGCGGCTGGAACGGCAACGAAGCCCGCACCATGAAGGTCACCTCCGGTGCGGCGCCCAAAAGCGCCGACCAGATCATGGTCGACGCCGACACCGCCGACAAGCACGGCCTCAAGCTCGGCGACCCGATCGGCGTGATCAGCGCGATGGGCACCCACACCGCGAAGATCTCCGGCATCGCCGACTTCACCGTCACCAACCCCGGTGCCGCGATCTTCTACCTCGACACCAAGACCGCCCAGCAGGCCCTGGTCGGCGAGAGCGGCGTCTACACCAACGTCAACGTCACCGCGGCCGCCGGCGTCAGCGACGCGCAGCTGAAGAAGAACGTGACGGCCGCGCTCGGCGGCGACCTCCAGGTGAAGACCGCCAAGGAGACCGCCGACGCCAACCAGAAGGACGTCGCGGGCTTCATGAACGTCATGAAGTACGCGATGCTCGGCTTCGCCGGGATCGCCTTCCTCGTCGGCATCTTCCTGATCATCAACACCTTCTCCATGCTGGTCGCCCAGCGCACCCGGGAGATCGGCCTGATGCGGGCGATCGGCTCCTCCCGCAAGCAGGTCAACCGCTCGGTGCTGATCGAGGCGCTGCTGCTCGGCGTCGTCGGCTCGGTGCTCGGTGTGGCCGCGGGCGTCGGCCTCGCGATCGGCCTGATGAAGCTCATGGGCCAGATGGGCATGGAGCTGTCCACCGACGACCTGACGGTGGCCTGGACGACCCCGGTGGCCGGCCTGCTCCTCGGCGTGATCGTCACCGTCCTGGCCGCCTACCTGCCCGCCCGGCGCGCCGGCAAGATCTCCCCGATGGCCGCGCTGCGCGACGCGGGTGCCCCCGCGGACGCCAAGGCCGGCTGGATCCGCGCCGCGATCGGCACCGTCCTCACCGGCGTCGGCGCCCTCGGCCTGTATCTGGCGGCGACGGCCGACCAGGCCAAGGAGGGCTCGCTCTGGCTCGGCCTCGGCGTGGTCCTGTCGCTGATCGGCTTCGTCGTCATCGGCCCGCTGCTCGCCGGCGGTGTGGTCCGGGTCCTCGGCGCCGTCCTGCTGCGCATGTTCGGCCCCGTGGGCCGCATGGCCGAGCGCAACGCCCTGCGCAACCCGCGCCGCACCGGCGCGACGGGCGCCGCCCTGATGATCGGCCTCGCCCTGGTGGCGTGCCTGTCCGTGGTCGGTTCCTCCATGGTGGCCTCCGCCACCGACCAGCTCGACAAGACCGTCGGCACGGACTTCATCATCCAGTCCGACAGGGGCCAGCTCCTCACCCCGCAGGCGGTGCAGGCCGCGAAGTCCGCGTCGGACATGGAGCGGTTCACCGAGTACAAGTGGACCGAGGCCGACTTCACCACCCCCGACGGCAAGACGCTCAAGGACACGGCGATCACCGCCGCCGACCCCACGTACGCCACCGACCTGCGCACCGAGACGGTCGCCGGCAAGCTCCCCGACGCCTACAAGCCCGACTCGATGTCCGTGCACGAGAAGTTCGCCGAGGACCACGGCATCAGCCTCGGCTCCAAGATCTCCGTCGCCTTCAAGGACGGCCGCACGGCCGACCTGACGGTCCGGGCGATCACCAGCAGTGACGCCGTGATCGACGCGGGCGCGATGTACACGTCCATCTCGACGATGGCCAAGTACGTCCCGGCCGACAAGATGCCGCTGGACACGCTGCTCTTCGCCAGCGCCGAGGAGGGGCAGGAGGAGGCCGCGTACAAGTCCCTGAAGTCGGTCATGCACGACTACCCGCAGTACGTCGTGCGCGACCAGACCGACTACAAGGAAGCCCTGAAGGACCAGATCGGCCAGCTGCTCAAGATGATCTACGGCCTGCTGGCCCTGGCGATCATCGTCGCCATCCTGGGCGTGGTGAACACCCTGGCCCTGTCCGTGGTGGAGCGCACCCGGGAGATCGGCCTGATGCGGGCGATCGGCCTCTCCCGCCGCCAGCTCCGCCGCATGATCCGCATGGAGTCGGTCGTCATCGCCCTCTTCGGCGCCCTCCTCGGCCTCGGCCTGGGCATGGGCTGGGGCGCCACCGCGCAGCAGCTCCTCGCGCTGGAGGGCCTGATGGTCCTGGAGATCCCCTGGCCGACGATCATCGGCGTCTTCGTCAGCTCGGCGTTCGTGGGCCTGTTCGCGGCACTGATCCCGGCGTTCCGGGCGGGGCGGATGAACGTGCTGAACGCGATCGCGACGGAGTAG
- a CDS encoding SurA N-terminal domain-containing protein — MHRRRRTALVLTAAIAAAAPLLTACGNEAHAGAAAVVGGQRITVSQLEERVGEVREAQRETVRDDAQYQQAIARTGTLTRDTLHTMILDRVLHRAAEDAGVRVTRREVQEMRSGLEEQAGGAQALETTWLQQYGIPPERLDDNLRLQLEAQKLAEKLNTDTSRPEFWKALSEASKDLDVDLNPRYGTWDVQKSSRADAKTPWVRDVTAAQTQQSM; from the coding sequence TTGCACCGCCGCCGTCGCACCGCGCTCGTCCTCACCGCCGCGATCGCCGCCGCGGCGCCCCTCCTCACCGCCTGCGGGAACGAGGCGCATGCCGGCGCCGCGGCCGTGGTCGGCGGGCAGCGGATCACCGTCTCCCAGCTCGAGGAACGGGTCGGCGAGGTCCGCGAGGCCCAGCGGGAGACCGTGCGCGACGACGCCCAGTACCAGCAGGCCATCGCCCGGACCGGCACCCTCACTCGCGACACCCTGCACACCATGATCCTCGACCGGGTGCTGCACCGCGCCGCCGAGGACGCCGGGGTGAGAGTCACCCGCAGGGAGGTCCAGGAGATGCGGTCCGGCCTGGAGGAGCAGGCCGGCGGAGCCCAGGCGCTGGAGACGACCTGGCTCCAGCAGTACGGCATCCCGCCGGAGCGCCTCGACGACAACCTCCGCCTCCAGCTGGAGGCCCAGAAGCTCGCCGAGAAACTCAACACCGACACCAGCCGCCCCGAGTTCTGGAAGGCCCTGTCCGAGGCCTCCAAGGACCTGGACGTCGACCTCAACCCGCGCTACGGCACCTGGGACGTCCAGAAGAGCAGCCGCGCCGACGCCAAGACGCCGTGGGTGCGGGACGTGACGGCGGCGCAGACACAGCAAAGCATGTAG
- a CDS encoding Rv0909 family putative TA system antitoxin, producing the protein MGIFDKFKSQARHKGKQGSDTAEQKANERTGGKYEDQVESGQQRMEGSLGMDQDRDRPDQK; encoded by the coding sequence ATGGGCATCTTCGACAAGTTCAAGAGCCAGGCGCGGCACAAGGGCAAGCAAGGCTCGGACACCGCGGAACAGAAGGCCAACGAGAGGACCGGCGGCAAGTACGAGGACCAGGTCGAATCCGGGCAGCAGCGGATGGAGGGCTCGCTCGGCATGGACCAGGACCGCGACCGGCCCGACCAGAAGTAA